One Robbsia sp. KACC 23696 DNA segment encodes these proteins:
- a CDS encoding amidohydrolase family protein, producing the protein MNLLIHDAVLLAGDAARTISDHTSIAIEGNRIVGIGGADAMAQQYAHLPIFEARGLAVMPGFVNAHTHTVLMALRGTVEDWSGDAIYRYMTPISYAMTPEERAVIVQLGCLEAIRSGTTTLVDPFRFVSGYVDAMAATGLRVWVSEACADIDTRRIRHGDYSVDTEFGARFFERAEALIAQYHGSHGDRVRCQVAAHAPDNCSPAMLHRLKALADKHGLTRTIHLSQSPLEVASMHARHGLTSTEYLAREGFLGADLIAAHWTFCTRADIALLAEHGVQMAHTPASISRRGMHKALLGPIREAGVSVAFGTDNMSEDMFAAMAFGSIAWRTGRGREGGPEAEGGVTPTPDDIIEAATLAGARSVGAAHEIGSIEVGKKADLTLIDLNTVAMRPLIRLQSNLVHYGHPGVVHSVIVDGAFVMRDRMVLTLDEPALLREAEVVTRRVWQRMFEQNPDIRKPSTELPWLDA; encoded by the coding sequence ATGAATCTTTTGATCCACGATGCCGTGCTCCTCGCCGGTGATGCCGCGCGCACGATCAGCGACCACACGTCGATCGCCATCGAGGGCAATCGTATCGTCGGCATCGGCGGGGCGGATGCGATGGCGCAGCAGTATGCGCATCTGCCGATATTCGAGGCGCGTGGTTTGGCGGTGATGCCCGGCTTCGTCAATGCGCATACGCACACCGTGCTGATGGCGTTGCGCGGTACCGTGGAAGACTGGTCCGGCGATGCCATCTATCGCTACATGACGCCGATCTCGTACGCGATGACGCCTGAAGAACGCGCGGTCATCGTGCAGTTGGGCTGCCTCGAAGCCATCCGCAGCGGCACGACGACACTGGTCGATCCCTTCCGCTTCGTTTCCGGCTATGTCGATGCGATGGCGGCAACCGGCCTGCGCGTCTGGGTGTCGGAAGCGTGCGCCGATATCGATACCCGGCGCATCCGACATGGCGACTACAGCGTCGATACCGAATTCGGTGCACGATTCTTCGAACGCGCCGAGGCCTTGATTGCGCAATACCACGGCAGCCATGGCGATCGCGTGCGGTGCCAGGTGGCGGCCCATGCGCCCGACAATTGTTCTCCGGCGATGCTGCATCGCTTGAAGGCGCTGGCGGACAAGCACGGGCTCACGCGCACGATCCATCTCTCGCAAAGCCCGCTCGAAGTGGCCTCGATGCACGCGCGCCATGGGCTGACGTCCACCGAATATCTGGCGCGTGAAGGCTTTCTCGGCGCGGATTTGATCGCCGCCCACTGGACGTTCTGCACTCGGGCCGACATCGCTTTATTGGCAGAGCACGGCGTACAGATGGCGCACACGCCGGCCAGTATCTCGCGACGCGGCATGCACAAGGCGTTATTGGGCCCGATTCGGGAAGCGGGCGTCAGCGTCGCCTTCGGTACCGACAATATGAGCGAAGACATGTTCGCGGCGATGGCGTTCGGCTCGATTGCCTGGCGCACCGGGCGCGGCCGCGAGGGGGGCCCGGAAGCGGAGGGCGGCGTGACGCCGACGCCCGACGATATCATCGAAGCGGCCACGCTGGCCGGCGCGCGCTCGGTGGGCGCGGCGCACGAGATCGGTTCGATCGAAGTCGGCAAAAAGGCCGACCTGACCCTGATCGATCTGAACACGGTCGCGATGCGGCCGTTGATCCGCCTGCAATCGAACCTGGTCCATTACGGCCATCCCGGCGTCGTGCACTCCGTCATCGTCGATGGCGCCTTCGTGATGCGCGATCGCATGGTCTTGACGCTGGACGAACCGGCGCTGCTGCGCGAGGCGGAAGTCGTCACCCGTCGCGTATGGCAGCGGATGTTCGAACAGAATCCGGATATCCGGAAACCCAGCACGGAACTTCCCTGGCTCGATGCCTGA
- a CDS encoding DNA/RNA non-specific endonuclease yields MPLFFASDETPLITALLSVPSLSSIASRRFSRGDGMRRLSRFPSFVAACFGALVVLAAYVPAARAAPSACPAFFVAGQAPDVLRMEQVSRSHMLCFRFYSTMASGITRTPLWSAERLTRDSVAASQAQKRHDAFHTEMAVVADDRAELADYRGAGFDRGHMSPSADMPDAAAQEESFSLANMVPQDAENNRHLWQGIEISTRAMAKSSGELYVVSGPAFIGTPTWVHSRVAVPSYLWKAIYDPKRGAAAYLTANRDGDAYAVVSIAMLQRITGIDPFPGLSEDVKAQAISLQPPRPSGQRMKTGPVTPAALGLVFPADGGAAQTTLSPPQPNGKLAQREARSEAAPASSTPSATQAALAAAAVAAVVHPRHRADTPRAHRAEKRRARQAAKQAESARSSAPSAAHRAATPSAAAPVKPAQAPRQEGVYGFGYQLGKTLKRLGSDIGGQGK; encoded by the coding sequence ATGCCGCTGTTTTTCGCCTCGGATGAAACCCCGTTGATCACTGCATTGCTGTCTGTTCCCTCCCTGTCCTCGATTGCCTCCCGCCGCTTTTCGCGCGGCGATGGGATGCGTCGCCTGTCCCGATTTCCCTCGTTTGTTGCCGCATGCTTCGGCGCGCTGGTGGTGTTGGCCGCTTACGTGCCGGCCGCCCGGGCCGCGCCAAGCGCCTGTCCCGCATTCTTCGTGGCCGGACAGGCGCCCGATGTGTTGCGCATGGAGCAGGTGTCGCGTTCGCACATGCTGTGTTTCCGCTTCTATTCGACGATGGCATCCGGGATCACGCGTACCCCTTTGTGGTCTGCCGAGCGATTGACGCGTGACAGCGTGGCCGCGTCCCAGGCGCAGAAGCGCCACGATGCCTTTCATACCGAGATGGCGGTCGTCGCCGACGATCGCGCCGAGTTGGCCGATTATCGTGGCGCCGGTTTCGATCGCGGTCATATGTCGCCGAGCGCCGATATGCCCGATGCCGCGGCGCAGGAGGAGAGTTTCTCGCTGGCAAATATGGTGCCGCAGGACGCGGAGAATAATCGGCACTTGTGGCAGGGGATCGAAATCAGCACGCGGGCGATGGCCAAATCCAGCGGCGAGTTGTATGTCGTCAGCGGGCCGGCCTTTATCGGGACGCCGACCTGGGTGCATTCCCGTGTCGCCGTGCCGAGTTATCTGTGGAAGGCTATTTACGATCCCAAGCGCGGCGCCGCCGCCTATCTGACGGCGAACCGCGACGGCGATGCGTACGCCGTGGTGTCGATTGCGATGCTCCAGCGGATTACCGGCATCGATCCATTTCCCGGCCTGTCCGAGGACGTGAAGGCGCAGGCGATCTCGCTGCAGCCGCCGCGGCCGAGTGGCCAGCGCATGAAGACGGGGCCGGTGACGCCGGCCGCGCTGGGCCTGGTGTTTCCCGCCGATGGCGGGGCCGCGCAGACGACCTTGTCGCCGCCGCAGCCGAACGGCAAGCTCGCGCAGCGCGAGGCGCGCAGCGAGGCAGCGCCCGCATCCTCTACACCGTCGGCCACCCAGGCCGCGCTGGCAGCGGCGGCCGTCGCCGCCGTCGTGCATCCGCGTCATCGCGCCGACACGCCGCGTGCGCATCGGGCGGAGAAACGCCGCGCGAGGCAAGCCGCGAAGCAAGCGGAAAGCGCGCGATCGAGCGCCCCGTCAGCCGCGCATCGTGCGGCGACGCCGAGCGCCGCCGCACCGGTGAAGCCGGCGCAGGCCCCACGTCAGGAGGGCGTCTATGGCTTTGGCTATCAACTCGGCAAGACCTTGAAACGGCTGGGCAGCGATATCGGCGGGCAGGGGAAGTAG